The genomic segment TTGTGCTGCTATCAATACGCTAAACATGCAGGGGTATATATTTGATGATATTAGTATGAAGGATGTAATATTAATTCCTGATTCCAACAATAATGTGAAAGTAAAAATGAAAGATTTGTTAGCAAATGAATTAAGAAAGTTTAATTTAATAAATTCATTACCTTACCAATATAACATCGAAACAAGAGAAGATATAAATTCAAATAAAGATAATGTTGTGCAAGTTGTAGAGCTGTGCAGACAAATATTCACAGAATCAGAACTTGAAACAGGATTTAAAGGATTAGAAGATATAAAAAATATATATAATCGTGTGAATACTATAAATAAATCGTTTAAACTTAAATATTTTATGCAAAATATAAACAAAAAAATGAAGAAGAACTACAGATTGTTTATTAGTGAGGCTTTAAATAAGATTAAAACGGATTTAGATATAATAGGAATGACAGAAGAAATAAAAATAGTGGAAAAAAATTTTCAGAGGATATTGGAAAACAAGCAGAGAAATAAGTTTATAAATTTCAATGGTGAGGATGGAAGCGGAAAAACCAGACTTTTAGAAGAAATTAAATATAGATTTGAAAATAAATACTTCAAAGACATTATATATATTGATGATTTTAATAATAAAAATGCGAGTGACGAAGAGAAATACAATACAATACTAAATTACATTTTAAATAAAATAGATAAGAATTTGAGAGATAAGTATGAAATTTATATAAAAAAATTTATTTCTATATTACTTGAAAAAAATTCTACAAATAGTGAAAATAATAAACAAAAGCTTCAATTGATTAATAGAATGGGGAAGTTCATAAGTGAGTATACAATGACTAAGCCATTTATAATGATAATAGATGATTTAGATAAGAAAAATGAAGTTTTCAAACTGTTTATTAAATATATAATCTTTTTAAGAAATAACTTAGAAAATGTTATGATAATATTTTCTATGAATGAAAGCAGTATTGATGAAAGTTTCATGAAGTTCATAAATGAACTAAAACAAGTAGAGAAGTACGAAGAATATAAAATAAATTACTTTAATCAATATAATACTACTAAGATGATTAGAGGTATGCTTAATACAGGTACTGATGTAAATAAGTTAGCGGTAAAAATATATTCAGAAACGCTAGGGAATCCACAGTATATAAGTGGAGTTATAAATGAATTATACGGTAATGGAACCTTATATTTTGATAGCAATAATGGAGAATGGAAGACTAACATTAAGGTTCAAGATATACTTATACCCAAATCTCTAGAAAGAAGATTAGAGGCAAGTATTTTTTCATTAGACGAAGAAGAAATTAATATTTTAAAGGAGTTAGCTATATTTAAAACTCCTTTATCAGAAAAAATAATTTTAGAATATGTAATAATGGATTCGGGTAATGTAGAAATTTATGAGAATTTAAAATTAAAAGGCCTTTTGACTGATAAAATAAGTGATCAAGGTATACTTATAGGTTTTAGGAATAATTTATTAAGAAATATATTGTATTTAAAGTTAAGTGAAGAAGAAAGAAGTAAACTACACTCTAAGGCATCTATTTTTATGGAGAAGGTTTTACTTGAGACGGATTATTATATAGAAGAGTTATTACTACATTTAGAGAAAAGTAATAGTTACGAAAAAGCATATTTTTATACATTAAAATACGCAGAAGCTCAGGATCTGTTAGGAGATATATCGAAGTCAATATCATATTATAAGAAAGTATTAACATATCCTAGTGATTCAAGTGGAAGTGAAGTGGCAATTAAGATTGCAAAGCTTTATGAAAAAAAATCTAACCATGAAAAAAGTTTTGAATATTTTGAAAAGGCAAATCAAATAGCAATACAGAATGACGAAATTGAAATTGAAATATATACACTGCTTGAAATGATAATAATAAAAATTAATAGTATTACAGATATAGATACAGGAATAGATTATTCTTTAAATTGTGTACGAAGATTGCTAGATAAAGAACACTATCCTAAGGGAGAGGTTTATTATTACTATGCACTTTCATTAAAATATAGATTAGAATATAACAATAAATTAACGTTGCTTAATGCACAAAAAGCAATAATTATATGTGAAGAAAATAAGATAAAAGAGGATGTATATGGCTGGTCAGTAAGCATCCTTATTAGCATATATATAAAGAAGGGGAATTATAAAGAGGCTAAAAATTTATGTTTATATGCAAGGGGTATATTTATTAATAACAATAATATTAATGGTCAACTATATATCAAACTATTAGATGCATCTATATCTAAGGAAGAAGGAAAAGATAACAAGGAAATTTTAGAGCAATATTTAGAAATAGCTAGAGAAGGGAATAAACAGAAAGTATACAAGAGGGAAATATTAAGTCTGATTTGCATAGCAGATATTTATAGTCAGGAAAAAAGATATTCAGAAGCAGAGAAATATCTATTAAGAGCGCTAGAAAGAGAAAGAGAAGAGGGGATAGACTCTTATTCATTTAATATTTGCAATGAACTTTGTTTGTTATATATAAAATCAGGAAGGATAAGTCTGGTAGTAAAGTATCATAATTTAATAATGCAAATGCAAAAAGGATTAAAACTATTGGAAGATAGAATTATAAATACAAACTATACATATGCTTTATATAATCTGATGATTTGTAATTATGATTTAGCATATGACCACTTGAAAAAAATATATGCTCTAATATTTAATAGCAATAGTTCTAAGTATAAAATAGTTGTTTGTAATTACTTTGAGCTTATTTTATATAAATGCAAAAATGAGAGTGATATAAGAAATGTATACAATAGGTTAGAGAAAAAAATTAATCTATTACAGGATGTAGATACATGTCTTGAAATAAGAATAAGCGCTATTAGAAGAATTTTAACACTTGGATATAAGGTGTTGGCTAAAGAATTATTCCTTGATCTCAAGGGATATCCTAAAAATTACAATGTTGAAGGAATTTATGTATATCTAGAACTTAATTTTAGAAATAGAAATCAATATAATTTTCTGATAAATAAGGCGCTAAGAGTATGCTCCTTTGTGGATAATCAGGAAATTAAAGCTGATATATATTCTGCGATTGGTGAGAAGTATAATGAACTTGAATGTAATGCATTGGCATTGAATTATTATTATGAATCTATAGCTTTATATATAGATACAATAAATTTATTACCACAAAATGATAAGTTATCATATGCAAATAATAGCAGGTTTTTAGAAACCCGTAAGTTATTTGTAAAATGCTTAAATGAAGATTTGGGTATAAATATGAGTTTTAAATCAACACAATTTATACAAACAATTGAGGATTTAGAGCAAATATTAAAAGAGCTAGATTTAATGAATATACTAGATAATGAAGATACATTCAAATTGGTTCAACATTTATATGAAAAATGCTATTACAATGATTTTAGAGATATATATAAAGTATTTGAGAAGTTTTCTAATAATACTATTGATGATATAAAAAATGTGATGAAGTATATGGCTAGATTAATTTTGGCAGATAAGGCCATGATTGTTACAGAGAACGAGCAGGGAGAAAATGATGTTATATGCACATATAGAATTAGCGATAAAAATGAAATAAATAGATACCTCTCACTAAAAGTTGATTCAGATGAAGATACATTCGCAATTTGCAGTAATGACCCTAGATTCTATCAGCTAGATGATAAAGTACTAAAAGATGGAATAAGATCTTGTATGTATATGAAAATAATAAATAGAGAAAAACACATAAATAGTAGTGCAGGAATTAATGCAAGATTAATTTTTATTACTAATAACGCATTAAATTATATAAATAATGAATCAAAGAAAACAATAGAGAAATTTAAACCTTTCTTAACCTTTTTATTAGAAAAGTATAATCTTACAATAAGCTCTACACTAGACAAGCTAACAGGTGTTTATAATAGAAAATATTTTGAAGAAGCGTTACTTTTTTTATTAGATTCTGCGAAGGCAAGGGGAAGTGAATTTGCTGTAATAATGTTTGATATCGACGATTTTAAAGGAGTAAATGACAAGTATGGACATCAAACTGGAGATGAAGTCTTAGTTAAGGTTGCAAATGAAGTTAAAAAGTGCATGAGCAAAGGTGATATTATTGGAAGATATGGAGGAGAGGAATTTATAATTCTCTTGCCTAATGTTAATTGTGAAGCGGCTATAAATTCAGGGGAGAGAATAAGAAAAAATATAGAGGAAGCAAGGATTCTAGGAGATAAAAGAAAAGTTACCGTAAGCATAGGAATAGCAATGAGTTCTTATGAATCTCTTAACAATGAAGAAATTATAAGGAGAGCTGACCAGGCTCTATATAAGGCTAAACGTGATGGTAAGAATAGATGCATCGTTTGGGAAAATGAGTGTGGAACAAGTGGAAATACAAATGACGAATTAACTGGAGTATTATCAGGAAATGCGGCTAAAGATTATAACTTTATGTTAATGCTCAAAGAGATAGCTGGTATTACCAAACGTAGATGTAGTAAGGAAGAAAAGCTTTATAATCTTATTTTAAAGATTATGCAGACGATTGAGTGCGATGTAGCTACAATTTTTATTGTAAAAGAGAAAAAAGTAGTAAATACGTATAGTAAGAGAAGAAATAAGGATAATTGGAATTTAGATGATAAGTTTAATTTTAAATTAGTAAATAAAGTCATTGAAGAAGAAAAAGGTTTATATTTAGTAGATTGGGAAAGCATGGACAGTCACAATAGTTATGGGCTTCCAGATTGGAAATCAGTCTGTATAGCTCCAATAATTTGTAACGGAGAATTATTGGCAGTCGTATACCTTTCAATTTCAGTAAATGAGAAAGAATTTATTTGCAATGACTATAATGTGCTGAATTTCTTAATAGAAATAGGAAGTTCCATTTTTCTTGGTTAAATTAACAATACATTTTAGAATGTTTTCAATTCATAATCACATAAAAGCTTTTTTATCATATTATATAAAGAGAACCAATTTTTAAGAGGAGCTTTTTATGAGTGATACTGTTCCTAGAAATTATGAAAAAGAAAATATTAATGATATAGTATCTGTAGAAAATAATACCAATTATACATTTGAAATATCCGATGATAATAAGGAGAAAAGAGATAATAAAGAGTTCATATTAAATAAGAAAGCTGCAAGTCCCCAAAAAGTAGACGAAAAAGATTGCAATGGAGGGGAAATTATTGTTACATCAATTTTGGAATGTGAAGAACACGAATATTTAAAAGGTGTAAAAATTAATTTATATAAAATAAATGGATTATCTCCTGTTCTTGTTAAATCGAAAGTTACCGATGAGGAAGGAAAAGTTATTTTTTCTGGAGTTGAGGAAGGCTGTTATAGGATAATTGAGATTATTGATAAAAGATACTTTGAAAAACCTAAGTATATAAATTGGAACGAAATAATAATAGATAATACTAATAAGAAACAAAAAATAGTAGTAGTTAATAAATTTAAAAAACTTATGGCACAAAACAAATATAAGAATTAAATAAGGAATGAAGGTTATATTTAAGAAATAAATTAATTTATTCGTAAATATAACCTTTTGCATATGTTTAATTAAGTAATAAAAATTATATGATACTCTAATTTGAAGAAAAGAAGTGGATTTTTGTATTCGAAAATTATATAATCATAATATTATATAATCTTTAAGTAGGTGTTAAAATGGATAACTATATTTTAAAAATAAAAAAAATTGATGACAAAGCTGTAATGCCTAATTACGCTCATGAAGGTGATGCTGGATTAGATCTATACGCAGTAAAAGAATTAACTTTAAAGCCAGGAGAAAGAGGATTAGTACATACAGGAATACAAATTGAACTGCCTAAGAATACTGAAGCTCAAATAAGACCAAGAAGCGGTCTTGCATTAAAAAATGGTATAACTACGTTAAATTCGCCAGGTACTATAGATGAAGGATATAGGGGCGAAATAGGAGTGATTCTAATTAATCATGGAAGCGAAATTTTCAAAGTGGAAGCAGGAATGAAAATAGCTCAAATGGTTATAAAACCTGTAGTTAAAGTTGACATAATAGAAATAGAAGAATTATCTGAAAGTGAAAGAAATCAGAATGGCTTTGGTTCATCGGGAACAAGGTAAATCGACAGGTATTGAGAGATACCTGTCTTTACTTATCAATTAAACTAATTTTAGAGATACATTAAACCTGCATGGATTATAATATCCATCAGTTATTTTCCAGTCTTTAAAGTCATTTTTATCATAAAGTAAGTGCTCTTTTCTGTGTGAAGTAATAGGAAGGTCTCCGATAAATATAGCCTCTTTAGCAACTCTTTTTAATTCTGAAATTGCTTGTCTAGCATACTCTTGATTAGGAAAATAGTGAAATGCTCCAAAGCAAAATACTTTATCAAAAGTTTTGTCTTTAAAGATTAGATTATTTGCCTCTCCATGAAGAACTGAATTGTTAAGTAATTCTATGTGCCTTTTTACAAGAGAAGAAGAATAATCTACTCCTACATATTCACCACATTTTATATATTGAGCTAGTCCACCTGCTCCGCAGGCAACCTCTAATATTCTATCTGTTTCCTTAATGTCTAGCTCTTTAACAATTTGTTTAGCTATTTCTTTTACATCAGCAGTAGTATCTTCGTATCCGTCTAATTCCTCTAAACATGTAGTATTTCCATTTCCTTTTCTTTCCCAAACTTCTTTCCAATAAGACATATCTTCCATAATTCTCTCCTCCTGAAATTTATTAAATTGAATAAAAATAAAAATGTTTTATTCATATAAGTGAGTTCAATTATTGAACGATATTATACTAACATTGTTCAATGTTCAGTACAATAAGTTCATGCAGAATTTACCATGGTATTGCAAAATGAGAAGAGGTAATAGAAAAGTAGGTAGTAAGAATGCAGTGCTGAGACTGAAGTAAAAATACTCCTATGAATAAAAAATATATATACAATTCATTAAATTAGAATAGATATATAATTATAAATTAATTTGAATATATATTTAATCATATTTAAATTTTAAATGTAGAAAAATACCGATTTTCGCATTAGTATATAAAATTATACTTAAGAGTAAATTAATATTTATAATATAGTAAAGAAAAAATATACTATTAATAGTTACTTATTAAGGCATTTTTTTTATAATAATCATCTATTAATAATTGGAAAAATATTTTTACAAATTATGCTTATTAACGACTTGGATATAGATAAATATATGTTGAAAATTAGCAAATAAGGGACTATAATATATTTAACATATAGAAAAATATATAAAAAGAGAGATAAATATGGTAAAGAGTATTTCAAAAAAAATTATAAATAGTATATCAACAAATGATAACTATAGTAAAGACCAACTAGAACAAATGGAATATATTTTAGTTAGTATTTTATTTGAGACGATAAAGCTATTTTCTGTTATAGTTATATTTTCATTGCTTGGATATTTCGACAAAATTATTATAATTTTAACAGTCATGAGTATGACTAAGATTTTTATAGGCGGATACCATGAAGATACTCAGGTTAAGTGTTTTATAGCCACAGTGCTATTAGCAATTGGAATATTGGTGTTAAATTCTCAGTGCACTCTCTCATTTGTAGGTAACTGTATACTAATTATCTTAAGTATATTTTGCCTATGGCATCAAGTTCCAATAATAAATCCTAAAATGCCAATTACGCGCCAAGAATTAATAAGTAAAAACAGAATAAGAGGTCTAAGTATTGCAATAATACTTGGTATAACATCTATATGTCTGTACAATTTTAGCAACTATTATTCGCTTATAACATGGACAATCCTATTTAACACCATATTAATGTTTAATAAAAAAGATGCTTAATGTTTTGAAATATTAACGATAAATTTTAAGCAAAATTGAAAGGGGAATGGATTTTATGAAAATTAAAAATTTATTAGGTAAGGTATTAATGATGTTATCACTTTCAATGATTATATTTGCTCCAGCATCAGCAGCTACAGCAGGAATTGAAGAAATGCCTGAATCTATGAAAAAATTGAGATAAGTCACTTTCACGTAAATTTAAGGAGGAATTTTTGGTGCGTTTATTGGCAGATATAATAGTCTCTATGATTCAAGCTATAATTTTCGCGTATTCGACAGAATGCTGCTTGAAGAGTGAAAATAAATTAAACAAACTTAAAGTAGTTTTAATAACCATAGTTACTTTTATTATAAACAGTAGCTTTACAAGTATATTTGGAAACATATCTATCTGTGTGTTTATAATACATATATCATGTTTAGTTGTAATGATTTTCTCATATAAAGATAACAAACTAAAGTCAATGATTCCCTATACATTGACATATTCTTTTATGGGAGTGTATGGAATTATATCATATAATTTATTTTTTGGTTTTATAGAAGGTCTGATACCAGTAGAATATGCAGATATAGCTAATATTTTGATTATATATGTTCCTTATATTTTATTCTTATACTTATGTATAAAATACATGGGCAAGTTTATAGAGATGTACAAGCTGGCGGTTAGTGAGAAGATTAATATGATCGTGATTATAACAATAAGCTTCTGTCTAGATTTCGTTTTGGCCTTTTATTTAATAATTTATAATGATGAATCTAAAATGTTAAAAAATATGATAATCACAATCTTATGCGTATTTTTAGCGTTTATCATAAAATATTTTGCAAATATAAAGAAGAAATCAGATCAAATATTTAAATTAAATGAAGCTCTAGAAGAAAAAAATAGTGAACTTAGGAAAATTAAGCATGACTACGGAGCACAGATATCGTATTTATATGGACTTTGTCTAATGGAAAGATTCGATGATTTAAAAAAATCTCTAAAAGATATTATAAATAAGAATGATTCTACGCCAACAGCTGTAGAGGTTAGCGAGAATAGAAATTCTATATTATCCCTTGCATTAAAACCGGCTATTGATATGGGAATACATGTAATAATAGAAGAAAATTGTGATTTCTCTTTAGTGAGTATTACTGAAATGGAGTTTTATAGAATAGTATCTAATATAGTAAATAATGCAATAAAAGCAATGAACGGCAAAGGTATAATAATTGCAAAGGCTTATGAATATTTAGGAAATGTAATAGTGAGAATAGAGAATAATGGTCCTAGAATTCCAGAACAACATCTGAATGATATATTTAAAGTTGGGTTTACTACAAAGGAAAATAGTGATCAAAGTCATGGATACGGGTTAAGTATTGTAAAGGATTTAGTAGAGAGTCATAATGGTAAGATATATGCGAAAAGTAGCGATGTAGTTACTGAATTTAAAATAGTATTTCCTATAAAGAATTTTGTATAATATTTAGTATACATAGCGAATATTTCCCTAGAAATATATTTAGGATTGAATAGAAGTACATATTAAAATTAAATAAGATTACAATGATGATAATAGATCTATATAAAATTAAGGTTTATTATCATTTTTTATTGAGTTTTGATAGTTAGAAATATTAATATCAGGTTTTTTATTATGAGAAACTTAATATAGATATCAGTGATAAATTTAGATGCACAGGGATATCATTAGAAAATGCTCGAGAATCATCAGTATTAAGTAGTAATATAGGTCTTATAGATAAGTAGAAATATATGAGAATTCATAAAAAGTATTTTAAAAATTCAGAATAATAGTGTAAACTATATATTAAGTGATAAAACTTAACATAATTAAAAGGGGTGCGATGGCATGTATAAAATAGTGAACAAAAAGGAGCTAACAAACAATATATTCTCAATGGATATAGAAGCTCCAAGAGTAGCAAAATCTGCAAAGCCTGGACAATTTATTATCATAAAAAATGATGAAAAAGGTGAAAGAATTCCGTTAACTATAGCAGATTATGATCAGGAAAAAGGAACAGTAACTATAGTTTTTCAAACTGTAGGAAAGGGAACAAAACAGTTAGCTGCTTTTAATGAAGGGGATCATGTAGCTGACTTTGTTGGACCATTAGGTGTACCAAGTGAATTTATACATGAGGATATAGAAGAATTAAAGAAAAAGAATTTCATCTTTGTGGCAGGTGGAGTTGGTGCAGCACCAGTTTACCCACAAGTAAAATGGATGCATGAACATGGAATAGCTGTAGATGTTATTTTAGGAAGCAGAAATAAAGATTTATTGATATATGAAGAAAAATTAAAGAATGCTGCTGGAAATCTTTATGTAACAACTGATGATGGTTCATATGAATTTAAGGGAACTGGATCAGATATGCTTAAAGAGCTAGTTAATAATCAAGGTAAGAAATATGATCATGCAATTATTATTGGACCAATGATAATGATGAAATTTACTTCTATGCTAACTAAGGAATTAGGAATTCCAACAACAGTAAGCTTAAATCCAATAATGGTTGATGGTACAGGTATGTGTGGTGCTTGTAGAGTTACCGTTGGAGGAGAAGTTAAGTTTGCTTGTGTTGATGGACCAGAATTTGATGGACATTTAGTAAATTACGATGAATCAATGAGAAGACAAGCTATGTATAAAACAGAAGAAGGAAAAGCACAGTTAGAAGTTGAAGAAGGAAATACTCATAGTCACGGTGGCTGTGGTTGCAGAGGTGATAAATAATGGACATGAATGAGAGATTAGTTAGAATACCAGTAAGAGAACAAGATCCAAAGGTTAGAGCAGCAAACTTTGAAGAAGTTTGTATCGGATATAACGAAGAAGAAGCAACTAAAGAAGCTTCTAGATGCTTAAATTGTAAGAATCCTAAGTGTGTAGAAGGATGTCCAGTATCAATCAATATACCTGGATTCATTTCTTATGTTAAAGATGAAAAATTTGAAGAAGCTGCAAAAGAAATTTCAAAATACAGCTCACTTCCAGCAGTTTGTGGAAGAGTATGTCCACAAGAAAAGCAATGTGAAGGAAGATGTGTTTTAGGAATAAAAGGTGACTCAGTATCTATTGGTAAACTTGAAAGATTTACAGCAGACTGGGCAGCATCACATAATGTTGATTTAAGTGCAACAGAACCTAAAAATGGAATTAAAGTTGCAGTTATAGGAAGTGGACCTGCAGGACTTACTTGTGCTGGAGATTTGGCTAAAAAAGGATATGAAGTAACTATATTTGAAGCACTTCATAAAGCAGGTGGAGTTTTGGAATATGGAATTCCAGAATTCAGACTTCCAAAAGAAAAAGTAGTTAAAAATGAAGTTGAAAACATTAAGAAACTTGGTGTTAAAATAGAAACTAATGTTATAGTTGGCAGAACTATAACTATAGATCAACTATTTGAAGATGAAGGATTCAAAGCTGTATTTATAGGTTCAGGTGCAGGACTTCCAAGATTTATGGGAATACCAGGGGAAAATGCAAATGGAGTATGCTCAGCAAATGAATTTTTAACAAGAGTAAACTTAATGAAAGCAGCAGTAGAAGGATACGACACTCCAGTTAGATCTGGTAAAAAAGTTGCAGTAGTAGGTGGAGGAAATGTTGCTATGGACGCAGCAAGAACTGCCTTAAGACTTGGATCTGAAAGTCATATCGTTTATAGAAGAGGTGAATCAGAACTTCCAGCAAGAGTGGAAGAAGTACATCATGCTAAGGAAGAAGGAGTAATCTTTGATGTATTAACTAATCCAACAGAAATCTTAGTAGATGAAAATGGATGGGTTAAAGGAATGAAATGTGTAAGAATGGAACTTGGAGAACCAGATGCATCGGGAAGAAGAAGTCCGGTTGAAGTTCCTGGTTCAGAATTTGTTATGGATGTAGACACTGTAATAATGTCACTTGGAACATCACCAAATCCATTAATTTCATCAACAACTCAAGGATTAGAAATAAATAAGAGAAGATGTATTGTAGCTGAAGAAGAAACAGGTCTTACTACTAAAGAAGCAGTTTATGCTGGTGGAGATGCAGTTACAGGAGCAGCAACAGTAATACTTGCTATGGGTGCAGGTAAAAAAGCAGCAAAAGCTATAGATGAGTATTTACAAGGAAAATAAGATTTTAATTAGATTTCAGTAAATAATAAGATATATACTTAAGCTAATATTTTATATAAAATCAGAGGATATTTGTTACAAGGGCTAAAAATAAAAGCCATTAGAACAAATATCCTTTTTTATACTCAAATGTAAATTAAATTGTTTTATATACAATGAATTAATATGATGGAAAATGAATGAAAATGAATTTTTCTTTTGACAAAATGAATGGTAGATAGTAAAATGATTTTATGTTTGTACATGTGCATATTATTTAAGATTATATATAGAAAATTATATAATAAAAAGTGATACATAATTATATCTATTTTATGTTTATTCAGTTTATATGTAGCAATAAATTATAATAAAAAAGGAAGAAATAATATGAATAAAGCAATGAACTTATTAAAAAGAATTATTTTATTTTTTGTTGGAATGAGTATAATTCAGTTTGGTGTAGCATTATTTTTGAAGACTAATATTGGATCTGATCCATTTACTGTATTTACGCAAGGTTTAGCGTTTGCATTAGATAAAACAGGATTAAAGAATTTTTCTGTAGTTAAGATGATAAGTGGAGCAGATCAAGTAA from the Clostridium beijerinckii genome contains:
- a CDS encoding class I SAM-dependent methyltransferase gives rise to the protein MEDMSYWKEVWERKGNGNTTCLEELDGYEDTTADVKEIAKQIVKELDIKETDRILEVACGAGGLAQYIKCGEYVGVDYSSSLVKRHIELLNNSVLHGEANNLIFKDKTFDKVFCFGAFHYFPNQEYARQAISELKRVAKEAIFIGDLPITSHRKEHLLYDKNDFKDWKITDGYYNPCRFNVSLKLV
- a CDS encoding diguanylate cyclase; this encodes MLKYGIILYRLVNFKLVKKRDELELRNVNNKYLIEHEIVIEENFSNYIVTDIERDARYVLCILKNGFTYEKTREYLLSKFKTIKNLNFENVTNIINIEIIYSINGIKLDTPQYGYLMEYVEAKLDTQDYFNKCDFHKKLDTFMEICAAINTLNMQGYIFDDISMKDVILIPDSNNNVKVKMKDLLANELRKFNLINSLPYQYNIETREDINSNKDNVVQVVELCRQIFTESELETGFKGLEDIKNIYNRVNTINKSFKLKYFMQNINKKMKKNYRLFISEALNKIKTDLDIIGMTEEIKIVEKNFQRILENKQRNKFINFNGEDGSGKTRLLEEIKYRFENKYFKDIIYIDDFNNKNASDEEKYNTILNYILNKIDKNLRDKYEIYIKKFISILLEKNSTNSENNKQKLQLINRMGKFISEYTMTKPFIMIIDDLDKKNEVFKLFIKYIIFLRNNLENVMIIFSMNESSIDESFMKFINELKQVEKYEEYKINYFNQYNTTKMIRGMLNTGTDVNKLAVKIYSETLGNPQYISGVINELYGNGTLYFDSNNGEWKTNIKVQDILIPKSLERRLEASIFSLDEEEINILKELAIFKTPLSEKIILEYVIMDSGNVEIYENLKLKGLLTDKISDQGILIGFRNNLLRNILYLKLSEEERSKLHSKASIFMEKVLLETDYYIEELLLHLEKSNSYEKAYFYTLKYAEAQDLLGDISKSISYYKKVLTYPSDSSGSEVAIKIAKLYEKKSNHEKSFEYFEKANQIAIQNDEIEIEIYTLLEMIIIKINSITDIDTGIDYSLNCVRRLLDKEHYPKGEVYYYYALSLKYRLEYNNKLTLLNAQKAIIICEENKIKEDVYGWSVSILISIYIKKGNYKEAKNLCLYARGIFINNNNINGQLYIKLLDASISKEEGKDNKEILEQYLEIAREGNKQKVYKREILSLICIADIYSQEKRYSEAEKYLLRALEREREEGIDSYSFNICNELCLLYIKSGRISLVVKYHNLIMQMQKGLKLLEDRIINTNYTYALYNLMICNYDLAYDHLKKIYALIFNSNSSKYKIVVCNYFELILYKCKNESDIRNVYNRLEKKINLLQDVDTCLEIRISAIRRILTLGYKVLAKELFLDLKGYPKNYNVEGIYVYLELNFRNRNQYNFLINKALRVCSFVDNQEIKADIYSAIGEKYNELECNALALNYYYESIALYIDTINLLPQNDKLSYANNSRFLETRKLFVKCLNEDLGINMSFKSTQFIQTIEDLEQILKELDLMNILDNEDTFKLVQHLYEKCYYNDFRDIYKVFEKFSNNTIDDIKNVMKYMARLILADKAMIVTENEQGENDVICTYRISDKNEINRYLSLKVDSDEDTFAICSNDPRFYQLDDKVLKDGIRSCMYMKIINREKHINSSAGINARLIFITNNALNYINNESKKTIEKFKPFLTFLLEKYNLTISSTLDKLTGVYNRKYFEEALLFLLDSAKARGSEFAVIMFDIDDFKGVNDKYGHQTGDEVLVKVANEVKKCMSKGDIIGRYGGEEFIILLPNVNCEAAINSGERIRKNIEEARILGDKRKVTVSIGIAMSSYESLNNEEIIRRADQALYKAKRDGKNRCIVWENECGTSGNTNDELTGVLSGNAAKDYNFMLMLKEIAGITKRRCSKEEKLYNLILKIMQTIECDVATIFIVKEKKVVNTYSKRRNKDNWNLDDKFNFKLVNKVIEEEKGLYLVDWESMDSHNSYGLPDWKSVCIAPIICNGELLAVVYLSISVNEKEFICNDYNVLNFLIEIGSSIFLG
- the dut gene encoding dUTP diphosphatase; the encoded protein is MDNYILKIKKIDDKAVMPNYAHEGDAGLDLYAVKELTLKPGERGLVHTGIQIELPKNTEAQIRPRSGLALKNGITTLNSPGTIDEGYRGEIGVILINHGSEIFKVEAGMKIAQMVIKPVVKVDIIEIEELSESERNQNGFGSSGTR
- a CDS encoding sensor histidine kinase, which translates into the protein MRLLADIIVSMIQAIIFAYSTECCLKSENKLNKLKVVLITIVTFIINSSFTSIFGNISICVFIIHISCLVVMIFSYKDNKLKSMIPYTLTYSFMGVYGIISYNLFFGFIEGLIPVEYADIANILIIYVPYILFLYLCIKYMGKFIEMYKLAVSEKINMIVIITISFCLDFVLAFYLIIYNDESKMLKNMIITILCVFLAFIIKYFANIKKKSDQIFKLNEALEEKNSELRKIKHDYGAQISYLYGLCLMERFDDLKKSLKDIINKNDSTPTAVEVSENRNSILSLALKPAIDMGIHVIIEENCDFSLVSITEMEFYRIVSNIVNNAIKAMNGKGIIIAKAYEYLGNVIVRIENNGPRIPEQHLNDIFKVGFTTKENSDQSHGYGLSIVKDLVESHNGKIYAKSSDVVTEFKIVFPIKNFV
- a CDS encoding prealbumin-like fold domain-containing protein encodes the protein MSDTVPRNYEKENINDIVSVENNTNYTFEISDDNKEKRDNKEFILNKKAASPQKVDEKDCNGGEIIVTSILECEEHEYLKGVKINLYKINGLSPVLVKSKVTDEEGKVIFSGVEEGCYRIIEIIDKRYFEKPKYINWNEIIIDNTNKKQKIVVVNKFKKLMAQNKYKN
- a CDS encoding accessory gene regulator B family protein, coding for MVKSISKKIINSISTNDNYSKDQLEQMEYILVSILFETIKLFSVIVIFSLLGYFDKIIIILTVMSMTKIFIGGYHEDTQVKCFIATVLLAIGILVLNSQCTLSFVGNCILIILSIFCLWHQVPIINPKMPITRQELISKNRIRGLSIAIILGITSICLYNFSNYYSLITWTILFNTILMFNKKDA